The Rhodothermales bacterium genome has a segment encoding these proteins:
- a CDS encoding hotdog fold thioesterase gives MPESIWFERPSLEAANQRGEGTMVSHLGIRIVEVGDDYLKASMPVDDTTRQPHGILHGGASMALAETVGSMASAWCVDIRKQFCVGLEINANHVRAVREGIVFATARPLHLGRSTHVWEVKIYDEQDRLVNSGRLTMVVMDRR, from the coding sequence ATGCCTGAGTCGATCTGGTTTGAGCGTCCTTCGCTGGAAGCCGCAAACCAGCGTGGGGAGGGCACGATGGTGTCCCACCTCGGAATCCGCATCGTCGAGGTCGGCGACGACTACCTGAAGGCATCCATGCCCGTGGACGACACCACCCGACAGCCCCACGGCATTCTGCACGGGGGAGCTTCCATGGCCCTGGCGGAAACCGTGGGTTCGATGGCTTCCGCCTGGTGCGTGGACATCCGCAAGCAATTCTGCGTGGGGCTGGAGATCAACGCCAACCACGTGCGCGCAGTGCGCGAGGGCATCGTCTTCGCCACGGCACGTCCGCTACACCTGGGCCGCTCGACCCACGTCTGGGAGGTCAAGATTTACGACGAGCAGGATCGCCTCGTGAACAGCGGCCGCCTGACCATGGTCGTGATGGACCGGCGATAG
- the egtD gene encoding L-histidine N(alpha)-methyltransferase encodes MRHVDGGPSLFIDAEPAPASVAREVAEGLASQPPSLPPKLFYDERGSILFDEICRLDEYYPTRTETAIMQDFVEEMADAIGSGAVVIEYGSGSSLKTEALLSALHEPEAYLPIDISREHLLRSAARIAHRHPELKVLPVCADYTSAIPGLAEFAASRRSVVYFPGSTIGNFEPSEAQDFLGRIARLVGPGGGLLIGVDLRKDPCVLESAYNDAKGVTAAFNLNMLRHINDRLGPTFELDAFQHRAVWNDSDSRIEMHLVASRPTQVRVNGHALAFETGERIVTEHSYKFTRAGFAELAGRAGWTVQRVWTDPQELFSVQYLSAGS; translated from the coding sequence ATGAGGCATGTTGACGGCGGGCCGTCGCTGTTCATCGACGCGGAACCGGCTCCGGCATCAGTCGCCAGAGAGGTAGCCGAGGGCCTGGCATCGCAGCCGCCTTCGCTGCCACCCAAGCTCTTCTACGACGAGCGGGGGTCCATACTCTTTGACGAGATCTGCCGTCTGGACGAGTACTACCCCACTCGCACGGAAACGGCCATCATGCAGGACTTCGTGGAGGAGATGGCGGATGCCATCGGCTCTGGCGCAGTCGTCATCGAGTACGGAAGCGGCAGCAGCCTCAAGACAGAGGCCTTGCTGAGCGCGCTGCATGAACCGGAGGCTTACCTGCCCATCGACATATCGCGTGAGCACCTGCTGCGCAGCGCGGCCCGCATCGCCCATCGACATCCGGAACTGAAGGTTCTGCCCGTCTGTGCGGACTACACGAGCGCCATCCCGGGACTCGCCGAGTTCGCGGCCTCGCGTCGCTCTGTCGTCTACTTCCCCGGCTCGACGATCGGCAATTTTGAGCCCTCGGAGGCCCAGGACTTTTTGGGGCGCATCGCCCGTCTTGTCGGTCCGGGCGGCGGCCTGTTGATTGGTGTTGATCTGCGCAAGGATCCGTGCGTGCTGGAGTCGGCCTACAATGACGCAAAGGGGGTGACCGCGGCGTTCAATCTGAACATGCTTCGGCATATCAACGATCGCCTGGGGCCCACGTTTGAGCTGGATGCCTTTCAGCATCGCGCAGTCTGGAACGACAGTGACAGCCGCATCGAAATGCACCTGGTCGCAAGCCGGCCGACTCAGGTTAGGGTCAATGGCCACGCCCTGGCTTTTGAGACCGGAGAGCGCATCGTCACCGAGCATTCCTACAAGTTCACCAGGGCGGGCTTCGCCGAACTGGCAGGGCGCGCAGGCTGGACGGTGCAGCGGGTCTGGACGGATCCGCAAGAACTGTTCTCCGTCCAGTATCTGAGCGCCGGGAGCTGA
- a CDS encoding long-chain fatty acid--CoA ligase produces MKNSIPRQFLAWADRKPSVTAYAVKEGDGWKETSWSEYVREVRETARAFMSLGLAPGGVVAIMGFNRPQWTISDLAAMAAGGAPVGIYNTCSEAQVEYILGHSEAHIVVVELGEPLEKVLAVRDRLPNLRHVVVMDGDDEHGTAWAELPGTAASVNEADLDARLDAITEDALGTLIYTSGTTGPPKGVALSHGNLTEATKMGRELLPPVIRPDARVLSYLPMAHAAERAITLLGASSFGYAVYYAESIERMPANLVDVQPDMFLGVPRVWEKIHAGLTAKLAQATGNKARIAAWSRKVGLDYHRLNNQSAPIPLGLKLKYGVAYRLLFSRIRKALGLSRAEALLSGAAPIALDVLEDLGSLDLPLREVYGQTEGSGPTSNNRHGEIRWGSVGRPFHGVEVRIADDGEIVLRGPNVFQGYYKDPAATAEVLIDGWLHSGDLGHVDEDGYLYVTGRKKEILVTAGGKNITPRNIEEGIKAHPLVNEAVVIGDRRRFLSALITLDPEAEVGKDQAKARIWEHVEKVNSSLSNVEQIKKILVLPDQLTVDNGALTPTMKLRRSVIADRYAGEIDALYA; encoded by the coding sequence ATGAAGAATTCCATCCCGCGACAGTTTCTTGCGTGGGCCGACCGAAAGCCCTCGGTCACCGCCTACGCCGTGAAGGAAGGCGACGGCTGGAAGGAAACATCCTGGTCTGAGTACGTGCGGGAGGTGCGGGAAACGGCGCGCGCCTTCATGTCCCTGGGCCTGGCTCCGGGTGGTGTGGTCGCCATCATGGGCTTCAACCGGCCCCAGTGGACCATCTCCGACCTGGCGGCCATGGCGGCCGGCGGCGCTCCAGTCGGCATCTACAACACCTGCTCCGAAGCGCAGGTCGAGTATATCCTGGGTCACTCCGAGGCGCACATTGTGGTAGTCGAACTCGGGGAGCCGTTGGAGAAGGTCCTGGCTGTCAGAGATCGCCTGCCGAATCTGCGACACGTGGTCGTGATGGATGGCGATGACGAGCATGGCACGGCCTGGGCGGAACTGCCGGGGACTGCCGCTTCGGTCAATGAGGCGGACCTGGATGCACGTCTGGACGCGATCACCGAAGATGCTCTCGGCACGCTCATCTACACCTCCGGCACCACAGGGCCACCCAAAGGCGTGGCCCTGTCTCACGGCAATCTGACCGAGGCCACCAAGATGGGCCGAGAGCTGTTGCCGCCGGTCATCCGTCCCGATGCGCGCGTGCTGTCCTACCTGCCCATGGCCCATGCGGCTGAACGGGCGATCACACTTCTCGGGGCCAGTTCCTTCGGCTACGCCGTGTACTACGCGGAGTCCATCGAACGCATGCCCGCGAACCTGGTGGACGTGCAGCCAGACATGTTTCTGGGAGTGCCCCGGGTGTGGGAGAAAATCCACGCCGGTCTCACGGCCAAGTTGGCGCAGGCCACGGGCAACAAGGCGCGCATCGCAGCCTGGTCACGCAAGGTTGGGCTGGACTACCACCGGCTCAACAATCAGAGCGCGCCGATTCCGCTGGGGCTGAAGCTGAAGTACGGTGTCGCCTACCGTCTGTTGTTTTCGCGGATTCGCAAGGCTCTCGGGCTCAGCAGGGCAGAGGCGTTGCTGTCCGGCGCGGCTCCCATCGCCCTTGATGTTCTTGAGGACCTGGGGTCGCTGGATCTACCGCTGCGCGAGGTTTATGGGCAGACCGAAGGGTCGGGGCCTACGTCCAACAACAGGCATGGCGAGATCCGGTGGGGCAGTGTCGGACGCCCGTTCCACGGGGTCGAAGTGCGCATTGCCGACGATGGAGAAATCGTTCTGCGCGGTCCAAACGTCTTTCAGGGCTACTACAAGGACCCGGCCGCGACGGCTGAGGTGCTGATCGACGGCTGGTTGCATTCCGGCGATCTGGGGCATGTGGACGAGGACGGGTACCTGTACGTGACCGGTCGCAAGAAGGAGATTCTCGTGACCGCCGGTGGCAAGAACATCACACCCCGCAACATCGAGGAAGGCATCAAGGCTCATCCCCTCGTAAACGAGGCCGTGGTGATCGGCGATCGGCGGCGCTTCCTCTCGGCGCTGATCACGCTGGATCCGGAGGCAGAAGTGGGCAAGGACCAGGCCAAGGCGAGGATCTGGGAACACGTTGAGAAGGTCAATTCCTCCCTGTCGAACGTGGAGCAGATCAAGAAAATACTGGTCCTGCCGGACCAGCTGACGGTGGACAACGGAGCCCTGACGCCGACGATGAAACTGCGCCGCTCGGTGATCGCGGATCGCTACGCCGGCGAAATCGACGCGCTTTATGCCTGA
- the egtB gene encoding ergothioneine biosynthesis protein EgtB produces MQPPSVSPDSVVLADRYRSIRAFTEELCETLEPEDFVIQSMTDCSPIRWHLAHTTWFFETFVLGEFQTDYRPLHDQYAYLFNSYYIQAGERFDRPRRGLLSRPTVSEIMAYRAHVDAAIAAFLSTADTSVLERVRPVLEIGLNHEQQHQELMLTDAKHMLSQNPLNPVFREIETTPASASPLGFVRFEAGIRHIGHEGDGFSYDNEGPRHRVFLEPFELGHRPVSNAEYALFVEEGGYRNPLLWLSEGWTRVQEEDWTKPIYWERHDQGWYEFTLAGVRALDPHAPVCHLSYFEADAYARWRGMRLPTEFEWEAALGEADPTPGHYVEDRLWHPAAAVGDGLRGMMGDLWEWTSSSYGPYPGYTPPPGALGEYNGKFMCNQYVLRGGSCATSRTHIRPTYRNFFPAYARWQFTGIRLARTVK; encoded by the coding sequence ATGCAGCCTCCCTCCGTTTCACCGGATTCCGTCGTTCTGGCGGACCGGTACCGCTCCATCCGCGCGTTCACTGAAGAACTCTGTGAAACGCTGGAGCCGGAGGATTTTGTGATTCAGTCGATGACCGACTGCAGTCCCATCCGGTGGCATCTGGCGCACACCACATGGTTCTTCGAAACGTTTGTGCTGGGCGAGTTTCAGACCGACTATCGCCCGCTGCACGACCAGTACGCGTACCTGTTCAACTCGTACTACATCCAGGCGGGCGAACGATTTGACAGGCCGCGCCGCGGTCTGTTGTCGCGGCCGACGGTCAGTGAGATCATGGCCTACCGTGCGCACGTGGACGCTGCGATTGCCGCCTTCCTGTCGACAGCCGACACCTCCGTGCTCGAGAGGGTACGACCGGTGCTCGAAATCGGACTCAACCATGAGCAGCAGCATCAGGAACTGATGCTGACCGACGCAAAGCACATGCTTTCGCAGAACCCGCTCAACCCGGTATTCCGGGAGATAGAGACAACTCCTGCCAGCGCCTCGCCCCTCGGGTTCGTCCGGTTTGAGGCGGGCATCCGCCACATCGGCCATGAAGGCGATGGATTCAGCTACGACAACGAGGGTCCGCGCCACCGCGTCTTTCTGGAGCCGTTCGAACTTGGCCACCGGCCGGTGTCGAATGCGGAGTATGCACTGTTCGTGGAAGAAGGCGGTTACCGCAATCCTCTGCTCTGGTTGAGCGAAGGCTGGACGCGGGTCCAGGAGGAAGACTGGACGAAACCCATCTACTGGGAGCGACACGACCAGGGATGGTACGAGTTCACGCTCGCGGGCGTTCGGGCGCTCGATCCACATGCCCCGGTCTGTCACCTGTCGTACTTCGAGGCCGATGCCTATGCCCGATGGAGGGGCATGCGCCTCCCGACCGAATTCGAGTGGGAAGCAGCCCTCGGTGAGGCCGATCCCACGCCGGGACACTATGTCGAAGACCGTCTCTGGCACCCCGCCGCCGCTGTGGGCGATGGGCTGCGCGGCATGATGGGCGATCTCTGGGAATGGACCAGCAGCTCGTACGGTCCCTACCCGGGCTACACCCCGCCGCCCGGCGCCCTGGGCGAATACAACGGCAAGTTCATGTGCAATCAGTACGTGCTTCGGGGCGGCTCATGCGCGACGAGCCGAACGCACATCCGGCCCACATACCGCAATTTTTTCCCGGCCTATGCGCGGTGGCAGTTCACCGGAATCCGACTGGCACGTACGGTTAAATGA